One segment of Syngnathus scovelli strain Florida chromosome 6, RoL_Ssco_1.2, whole genome shotgun sequence DNA contains the following:
- the LOC125970189 gene encoding B-cell receptor-associated protein 29, producing MTLQWTAVAFFLYVEIGINIILCAPFVSAQRWRMVFSWRIWRWLSPYWNKCFFTMIMVLIVLFLDAAREVHKYSNPEPMQEAQVNANLFDHLHMRLFRAQRNLYISGFSLFLWLVMRRVIVLINQVAVAAENNAGLQAQMESAAKAANKHQEDNRVLKQALSDEEKVISEKNHQLKIEVESLSSQLKVAKEAVQKSHTEMEAMGRQAKGLAKEYDRLLSEHHQLQNLQSASDKKIQ from the exons ATGACCCTTCAGTGGACGGCCGTGGCCTTCTTTCTCTATGTCGAAATAGGGATCAACATCATCCTGTGTGCACCTTTCGTATCAGCACAGAG aTGGCGCATGGTATTCAGTTGGAGAATATGGAGGTGGTTATCCCCTTATTGGAATAAGTGTTTCTTCACCATGATCATGGTTCTCATTGTTCTTTTCCTCG ATGCTGCTCGAGAGGTACACAAGTACTCAAACCCCGAACCGATGCAAGAGGCTCAGGTGAACGCCAATCTCTTCGACCACCTTCACATGAGGCTCTTCAGAGCGCAGAGGAACCTCTACATCTCAGGCTTCTCACTCTTCCTCTGGCT TGTCATGCGACGGGTCATCGTCTTGATCAACCAGGTGGCTGTTGCTGCGGAGAACAATGCGGGTCTTCAGGCACAGATGGAGAGCGCTGCCAAAGCCGCCAACAAACATCAAGAGGACAACCGTGTACTCAAACAA GCTCTCTCAGATGAGGAAAAGGTCATTTCAGAAAAGAATCATCAGCTGAAGATTGAAGTTGAGAGCCTGTCCAGTCAGCTGAAGGTGGCAAAAGAGG CCGTGCAAAAGTCCCATACTGAAATGGAGGCCATGGGCAGGCAGGCCAAAGGTCTGGCCAAGGAATACGACCGACTGCTAAGCGAGCATCATCAGCTCCAG AATCTTCAGAGTGCTTCAGACAAAAAGATCCAATAA
- the gtf3c6 gene encoding general transcription factor 3C polypeptide 6: protein MDDEWEEEEQIVVVELSGIINNDAMFKSRGTCKILDIDSDQPMMQVGQYVFAGEYEDAIGTCVLFEEGEGKGGVPELMYKCQTVKKLMMQRVFLSTKKENESDAGAEGIKQGEAVCQSVEETKQEGCTPDMQ, encoded by the exons ATGGATGACGAATGGGAAGAGGAG GAGCAGATTGTTGTTGTCGAACTCTCTGGGATCATAAATAATGATGCTATGTTCAAGTCTCGGGGCACCTGCAAAATTCTG GATATTGACAGTGATCAGCCAATGATGCAAGTGGGCCAGTATGTGTTTGCAGGTGAATATGAAG ATGCCATAGGAACATGCGTTCTTTTTGAGGAGGGAGAAGGCAAAG GCGGTGTACCTGAGCTGATGTACAAGTGTCAGACGGTGAAGAAACTCATGATGCAGCGGGTCTTCCTCAGcacgaaaaaagaaaatgaaagtgaTGCAG GTGCTGAAGGCATTAAGCAGGGCGAAGCAGTCTGCCAGTCGGTTGAAGAAACAAAACAGGAAGGATGCACACCAGACATGCAATGa